One part of the Melitaea cinxia chromosome 8, ilMelCinx1.1, whole genome shotgun sequence genome encodes these proteins:
- the LOC123655908 gene encoding chorion class B protein B.L1-like — translation MEAKIAFVFCLQLFFSKDIFCQCIGTTFLPETYSAIGTGIPNPFTSQLTMHIPNLPAPMFSILSDNLIVDGTVSVSGSLPFIGAVSLEGQVPTVGEASVMYNCGNGEIGMERTTPTRLPYGL, via the exons aTGGAGGCTAAAATCGCTTTTGTCTTCTGCTTACAATTATTCTTCTCAAAG GACATATTCTGCCAATGCATTGGCACTACTTTCTTACCAGAAACATATAGCGCTATTGGCACTGGCATTCCTAACCCTTTTACCAGTCAGCTAACAATGCACATACCTAACTTACCTGCGCCAATGTTTTCTATATTATCTGACAATTTAATTGTCGATGGCACGGTATCCGTCAGTGGATCTCTGCCATTCATTGGCGCGGTGAGTCTTGAGGGTCAAGTGCCAACCGTCGGCGAAGCTTCAGTGATGTACAACTGTGGTAACGGAGAGATTGGCATGGAGAGAACAACGCCAACTAGATTGCCATACggcttataa